One segment of Paraburkholderia sp. PGU19 DNA contains the following:
- a CDS encoding fumarylacetoacetate hydrolase family protein, producing MKLLRYGPEGQEKPGLLDEQGAIRDASSLCADFTPAFFADSGIEKLRGADLARLPVVEGTPRLGSCIAQPGNFVAIGLNYVQHAIETNAPIPAEPIIFNKAPSCLSGPNDPVILPRGSTKCDWEVEIALVIGRRALYVPNETALDYVAGYCVCNDVSEREMQLEHGGQWVKGKMFPTFGPLGPWLVTPDEIDDVQQLGLWLELNGKRIQDSSTSDMIFRLATIVSYVSRHVLLQPGDVITTGTPPGVGLGMKPERFLKPGDVMELGVQGLGTQKQTVLAFEDSALA from the coding sequence AAGGACAGGAGAAACCCGGGCTGCTCGACGAACAGGGCGCTATTCGCGATGCGTCGTCGCTATGTGCCGATTTCACGCCCGCATTCTTCGCGGACAGCGGGATCGAAAAATTGCGCGGCGCGGACCTGGCTCGCCTGCCCGTCGTCGAGGGTACGCCGCGCCTTGGTTCATGCATCGCGCAACCAGGCAACTTTGTCGCCATCGGGCTCAACTACGTGCAGCACGCAATCGAGACCAACGCGCCGATTCCCGCCGAGCCGATCATCTTCAACAAGGCGCCGTCGTGCCTCTCCGGCCCGAACGATCCTGTCATCCTGCCGCGCGGCTCGACCAAGTGCGATTGGGAAGTGGAGATCGCGCTGGTGATCGGACGGCGTGCGCTCTATGTGCCCAACGAGACTGCACTCGACTACGTGGCCGGCTATTGCGTCTGCAACGACGTATCCGAGCGTGAGATGCAACTCGAGCACGGCGGGCAGTGGGTAAAAGGCAAGATGTTCCCGACTTTCGGCCCGCTCGGTCCGTGGCTCGTGACGCCCGACGAAATCGACGACGTGCAGCAGCTCGGCTTGTGGCTCGAACTGAACGGCAAGCGCATCCAGGACTCGTCGACATCGGACATGATCTTCCGCCTTGCGACGATCGTGTCATACGTCAGCCGTCATGTGCTGCTGCAACCCGGCGACGTTATCACGACGGGCACACCACCCGGCGTTGGCCTCGGCATGAAGCCGGAGCGTTTCCTGAAACCGGGCGACGTGATGGAACTCGGTGTGCAAGGGCTCGGCACGCAGAAGCAGACCGTGCTCGCATTCGAAGATTCGGCGCTCGCTTGA
- a CDS encoding MFS transporter gives MKATDAAANVSTTKALPWYRDISWPQWRVLIAAWGVWVMDAVDFLAITFVLNDIAKHFNVPLSTASLLLFATYGVRWIGGLMFGSLSDRIGRKIPLVITLAWFTAGAVLTGLSWSFVSLAVFRLLLGFGMAPGFSLGATMVAESWPEKHRAIGIGILDTGWGLGAIGAAIAYDLVYPHFGWRGMFFVGVIPAILLGVFILLCVPESQAFRASGRKLRTPLRDNPAVVLFRLYPRRVGYLALLMLVLCFGSWPFQGLFPTYLKSLSFEPLTITWLTMTSAVGQVFGFFASGFIAERLGRRAGISAMLGAGAVCVVALVYSVNQFLLAECFAFLSGFFLVGSSGIWGTILTENLPRDVRASGVGFLYNIGVVGGGIAPYIVLSTVKAASMTIALGIAVFTIGAALAAIVILRSVRETKGMQLSEIDAGGH, from the coding sequence ATGAAAGCCACCGATGCAGCCGCGAATGTTTCGACGACGAAAGCGTTGCCCTGGTACAGGGACATTTCGTGGCCGCAATGGCGCGTTCTGATCGCCGCATGGGGCGTGTGGGTGATGGACGCGGTTGACTTTCTCGCGATCACGTTCGTGCTGAACGACATCGCGAAGCATTTCAACGTGCCGCTCAGCACGGCGTCGCTGTTGCTGTTTGCGACGTATGGCGTGCGCTGGATAGGCGGCTTGATGTTCGGCAGCCTGAGCGACCGTATCGGCCGCAAGATTCCGCTGGTGATCACGCTGGCGTGGTTCACGGCGGGCGCCGTGCTGACAGGGCTGTCGTGGAGTTTCGTGTCGCTTGCGGTATTCCGTCTGCTGCTCGGCTTTGGCATGGCGCCGGGCTTCTCGCTCGGCGCGACGATGGTCGCCGAATCGTGGCCGGAAAAGCACCGGGCGATCGGCATCGGCATTCTCGATACGGGCTGGGGGCTTGGCGCCATCGGCGCGGCGATTGCCTACGATCTCGTCTATCCGCACTTCGGCTGGCGCGGCATGTTCTTTGTCGGTGTCATCCCCGCGATCCTGCTCGGCGTGTTCATTCTGCTGTGCGTGCCGGAATCGCAGGCGTTCAGGGCGAGCGGCCGAAAGCTTCGCACGCCGTTGCGCGACAATCCCGCCGTCGTGCTGTTCAGACTCTATCCGCGCCGCGTTGGCTACCTCGCGTTGTTGATGCTGGTGTTGTGCTTCGGCTCATGGCCGTTTCAGGGGCTCTTTCCTACTTATCTGAAGTCGCTTTCATTCGAGCCTTTGACGATCACCTGGCTGACGATGACGTCGGCAGTCGGACAGGTGTTTGGCTTCTTCGCGTCCGGTTTCATCGCGGAACGGCTCGGGCGGCGCGCGGGGATCAGTGCGATGCTAGGCGCGGGGGCGGTGTGCGTGGTGGCGCTGGTGTACAGCGTCAATCAGTTTCTGCTTGCCGAATGCTTCGCGTTTTTGAGCGGGTTTTTCCTCGTCGGATCGTCGGGCATCTGGGGAACGATACTGACGGAGAACCTGCCTCGCGACGTGCGTGCGTCGGGAGTGGGCTTCCTCTATAACATCGGCGTCGTAGGTGGCGGTATTGCACCGTACATCGTGCTGTCGACCGTCAAGGCCGCAAGCATGACGATCGCGCTGGGTATCGCGGTCTTCACCATCGGCGCGGCACTGGCGGCGATCGTGATTCTGCGGTCGGTGCGCGAAACGAAGGGCATGCAGTTGAGCGAAATCGACGCTGGCGGTCACTAA
- a CDS encoding SDR family oxidoreductase, with protein MSKRLEGKIALVTGGTSGIGLAAAQDLAREGAKVYVTGRRQAELDAAVSAIGHAATGVQGDVTRSADLDALMKLIREREGRLDILFANAGGGSLAPLGDISEQHFDDTFNRNVRAVVFTVQSALPLMSRGGSIILTGSIAGSTGTQAFSIYSASKAAVRSLARSWVLDLKDRGIRVNVVSPGSTRTVGLAELGGDTKEGQDGLLSYLTSLVPIGRLADPMEIAKVVTFLASDDSSFINGAEITADGGQAQV; from the coding sequence ATGAGCAAACGACTGGAAGGCAAAATCGCACTGGTGACGGGCGGCACGAGCGGCATCGGTTTGGCCGCCGCACAGGATCTCGCACGCGAAGGCGCGAAGGTTTATGTCACGGGCCGCCGTCAGGCTGAACTGGATGCGGCGGTGAGCGCAATCGGTCACGCTGCGACGGGCGTTCAGGGCGACGTCACGCGCAGCGCCGATCTCGACGCGCTGATGAAATTGATCCGCGAGCGCGAAGGACGTCTCGACATTCTTTTCGCCAACGCCGGCGGTGGCTCGCTGGCGCCGCTCGGCGATATTTCCGAGCAGCATTTCGATGACACCTTCAATCGCAATGTCCGCGCGGTGGTCTTTACCGTTCAAAGCGCGCTGCCGCTCATGTCGCGCGGCGGGTCGATCATTCTCACCGGCTCGATTGCCGGCTCGACGGGGACGCAGGCGTTCAGCATCTATAGCGCTTCGAAGGCGGCGGTGCGCAGCCTCGCGCGGAGTTGGGTGCTCGACTTGAAGGACCGCGGCATTCGCGTCAACGTCGTGAGCCCGGGCTCGACCCGGACTGTGGGCCTCGCGGAACTCGGAGGCGACACGAAGGAAGGTCAGGACGGTTTGCTGTCGTATCTCACGTCGCTCGTGCCTATCGGTCGTCTTGCCGATCCGATGGAAATCGCCAAAGTGGTGACGTTTCTGGCATCCGACGATTCGAGCTTTATCAATGGCGCCGAGATCACGGCAGATGGCGGACAGGCGCAGGTGTAG
- a CDS encoding LysR family transcriptional regulator, with protein MDQLLALRVFVRIAESGGFGKAADTLNIPRPTVTKLIQDLETHLRVKLFQRSTRKVTVTDEGQAYYHRALKVLADVDEMDTLFADSRGTPRGRLRVDIGSSLANLILLPHLPLFRQRYPEIQLELGVSDREVDLIGEGVDCVIRGGELTDTSLIARRIASLDWGTYAGTGYMRSRKLPAHPDELHGEHDLVGYFSSRTGRVFTMFFERGDEKIQIDPKGTRGVSVNESTAHLTSLVSGLGVGQTFAFMARAGLANGDLVQLLPEWSRPLHPLHIVFAKSQHDSARMRAFVDWALEIFRPYDRLHA; from the coding sequence ATGGATCAGTTGCTCGCATTGCGCGTGTTCGTGCGGATCGCCGAATCGGGCGGATTCGGCAAGGCCGCCGATACCCTCAACATACCGAGGCCAACCGTCACCAAACTGATCCAGGATCTCGAAACTCACCTGCGGGTCAAGCTGTTTCAGCGCTCCACGCGCAAGGTGACCGTCACCGACGAAGGCCAGGCCTATTACCATCGCGCACTCAAGGTGCTCGCGGACGTCGACGAGATGGACACGCTTTTCGCCGACTCTCGCGGCACGCCGCGAGGGCGTTTGCGGGTGGATATCGGGTCGTCGCTGGCCAATCTGATCCTGTTGCCGCATCTTCCGTTGTTCCGGCAGCGCTATCCGGAGATTCAACTCGAACTGGGCGTCAGCGACAGGGAAGTCGATCTGATCGGCGAGGGCGTGGACTGCGTGATCCGGGGTGGCGAACTGACGGACACGTCGCTGATTGCGAGGCGTATCGCGAGCCTCGATTGGGGCACGTATGCTGGCACGGGATACATGAGATCGCGCAAGCTGCCGGCGCATCCGGACGAACTGCACGGCGAGCACGACCTCGTCGGCTATTTCTCATCGCGGACGGGCCGCGTTTTCACGATGTTCTTCGAGCGCGGCGACGAGAAAATCCAGATCGATCCGAAGGGCACGCGAGGGGTTTCCGTCAATGAGAGTACCGCGCATCTGACCTCATTGGTCAGCGGGCTTGGTGTCGGCCAGACGTTCGCGTTCATGGCGCGTGCGGGGCTCGCGAATGGCGATCTCGTTCAGCTTCTTCCTGAGTGGAGCCGGCCCTTGCATCCTCTGCATATCGTCTTTGCGAAGTCGCAACACGACAGCGCGAGGATGCGGGCGTTCGTCGATTGGGCGCTGGAGATTTTTCGGCCGTATGACCGGTTGCACGCGTAG
- a CDS encoding ABC transporter substrate-binding protein yields MKKPLVCLALLLAALSVHAKELTELKFGVDPTYAPFESKAPDGKLVGFEIDLGNEICRRLHAKCVWVETAFDGIIPALQGRKFDAILSAMSVTPKRETQVAFSTTLFNTPSSLIGRTGAGLQASAESLKGKNIGVAQGSTQEAYAKAYWASAGINVVSYANQELVYTDLRSGRLDATLTDMISGSEGFLKTPQGQGYAFLGGPVNDAKTLGKGAAIGLRKDDPQLREMINQAIADMIKDGTYQKIERRYFNFDILNG; encoded by the coding sequence ATGAAAAAGCCGCTGGTTTGTCTCGCACTATTGCTCGCAGCATTGTCCGTGCACGCGAAGGAATTGACCGAACTGAAGTTCGGTGTCGATCCCACTTACGCGCCGTTCGAGTCGAAGGCGCCCGACGGCAAGCTCGTCGGCTTTGAAATTGATCTCGGCAATGAGATTTGCCGCCGGCTCCACGCAAAATGCGTATGGGTCGAAACGGCATTCGACGGCATCATTCCCGCACTGCAGGGGCGCAAGTTCGACGCGATTCTGTCGGCCATGTCGGTGACGCCGAAACGCGAAACACAGGTGGCATTCTCGACAACGTTGTTCAACACGCCGAGCAGTCTGATCGGGCGCACGGGTGCTGGTCTGCAGGCCTCGGCGGAATCGCTGAAGGGAAAGAACATCGGTGTTGCACAAGGCTCGACGCAAGAGGCGTACGCGAAAGCATACTGGGCGTCCGCCGGCATCAATGTCGTTTCATACGCCAATCAGGAACTCGTCTACACCGATCTGCGCTCGGGGCGGCTCGACGCGACGTTGACCGATATGATTTCCGGCAGCGAGGGCTTTCTGAAGACGCCGCAAGGGCAGGGCTATGCGTTCCTCGGAGGGCCCGTGAACGATGCGAAGACGCTGGGCAAAGGCGCCGCGATTGGTTTGCGCAAAGACGATCCGCAGCTACGTGAGATGATCAATCAGGCCATTGCCGATATGATCAAGGACGGAACGTACCAGAAGATCGAACGCCGCTACTTCAACTTCGATATTCTGAACGGCTGA
- a CDS encoding phytanoyl-CoA dioxygenase family protein, which produces MLQDIDARIERALTPELIADFRRDGAVCIRKLFTEDDIALLREGIERNIAQPSPRAKVASRPDDPGWFFEDFCNWQDNDAYRRFIYESAAPVAAGALMGGETVRLYHDHLLVKEPNTRQRTPWHQDQPYYNISGSQNVSMWIPVDPVSRESTLEFVAGSHLGPWLMPRTFMDNEAKWFPEGSLADLPDIEANRAAYPIIGWALEPGDMVCFNMLTLHASGGVGGNTRRRAFSVRFIGDDVRHAPRRWRTSPDFPGLDAQLPEGAPMDHPLFPVLWRASAS; this is translated from the coding sequence ATGCTGCAAGACATCGACGCACGCATCGAACGTGCGCTGACGCCGGAACTGATCGCCGACTTTCGCCGAGATGGCGCGGTATGCATCCGCAAGCTCTTCACGGAAGACGATATTGCGCTGCTACGCGAAGGGATCGAGCGCAACATCGCGCAGCCGAGTCCGCGCGCGAAGGTCGCGAGCCGTCCCGACGATCCGGGCTGGTTCTTCGAAGACTTCTGCAACTGGCAGGACAATGACGCGTATCGCCGCTTTATTTACGAGTCGGCCGCGCCAGTGGCGGCGGGCGCGTTGATGGGCGGCGAAACGGTGCGGCTCTATCACGACCATCTGCTCGTGAAAGAACCGAACACACGGCAGCGCACGCCGTGGCATCAGGACCAGCCGTACTACAACATCAGCGGCTCGCAGAACGTCAGCATGTGGATTCCCGTCGATCCCGTTTCGCGCGAATCGACGCTGGAATTCGTGGCCGGCTCGCATCTCGGCCCGTGGCTCATGCCACGCACGTTCATGGACAATGAAGCGAAGTGGTTTCCGGAAGGCAGTCTCGCCGACTTGCCGGATATCGAGGCGAATCGCGCCGCTTATCCGATCATAGGATGGGCGCTTGAACCGGGCGACATGGTGTGCTTCAACATGCTGACCTTGCATGCGTCGGGCGGTGTTGGCGGCAACACGCGGCGGCGTGCGTTTTCGGTCCGCTTCATCGGCGATGACGTTCGTCACGCGCCGCGCCGCTGGCGCACGTCTCCTGATTTCCCCGGCCTGGATGCGCAATTGCCCGAAGGCGCGCCGATGGACCATCCGCTTTTCCCCGTGCTCTGGCGCGCGAGCGCGAGTTGA
- a CDS encoding LysR substrate-binding domain-containing protein: protein MTTNSFPPLRALQVFEAVGRCGGVTEAAKRLGISPGAVSQQIKLLEDTLGLHLTQKDGKRLSLTSIGRQYHESCAAAFESLRVAHAEIERAKNTRNLSVSALPSLLSKWLAPRMLEWQSQHADLSVYLDGAHTEPSPDGYDIDFRISYGERIADVENSVELFRDYVVPVCSPRLLAADAPLVTPTEILGYPLISVDWRPKFASPPSWREWLVANDVDCSELNENRQVFSLSSVAIQAAIDGYGFVLAQSSMVCDDLAAGRLVMPFALGLSLPWPYFLTWKPNAFDRPHCRSFHRWLVTRGKEQQQLNDSMLNVVA, encoded by the coding sequence ATGACGACGAACAGCTTTCCCCCTTTGCGCGCGCTGCAGGTGTTCGAAGCGGTAGGCCGGTGTGGCGGCGTGACGGAAGCGGCGAAGCGGCTTGGCATCTCCCCCGGTGCAGTGAGCCAGCAGATCAAGCTGCTCGAAGACACGCTCGGACTGCACCTCACGCAAAAGGACGGCAAGCGGCTCAGCCTGACGTCGATCGGACGCCAGTATCACGAGAGCTGCGCGGCCGCGTTCGAAAGCCTGCGCGTCGCGCATGCGGAAATCGAGCGAGCGAAGAACACGCGTAACCTCAGCGTCAGCGCGCTGCCTTCACTACTGTCGAAATGGCTCGCGCCGCGCATGCTCGAATGGCAGAGCCAGCACGCCGATCTCAGCGTGTATCTGGACGGCGCGCACACGGAGCCATCGCCCGATGGCTACGACATCGACTTTCGTATCAGCTACGGCGAGCGCATCGCGGATGTCGAGAATTCCGTCGAACTGTTCCGCGATTACGTGGTGCCCGTGTGCAGTCCGCGACTGCTCGCAGCGGACGCGCCGCTCGTCACGCCCACTGAGATTCTCGGCTATCCGTTGATATCGGTCGACTGGCGGCCGAAGTTCGCGTCGCCGCCTTCGTGGCGCGAATGGCTCGTCGCCAACGACGTCGATTGCAGTGAACTGAACGAGAACCGTCAGGTGTTTTCGCTTTCGAGCGTCGCGATTCAGGCGGCTATTGACGGTTACGGTTTCGTGCTCGCGCAAAGCTCGATGGTCTGCGACGATCTCGCCGCAGGCCGTCTCGTGATGCCCTTCGCGCTCGGGTTGTCGCTACCGTGGCCGTATTTCCTCACATGGAAGCCGAACGCGTTCGACAGGCCGCATTGCCGCAGCTTTCACCGCTGGCTCGTGACGCGTGGCAAGGAACAGCAGCAACTCAACGATAGCATGCTGAACGTGGTCGCCTGA
- a CDS encoding aromatic ring-hydroxylating dioxygenase subunit alpha, with translation MFLRNAWYVAAWDAEVTHTLMPVTILGEPVVLYRREDGTPVALEDACPHRKLPLSMGRLIGDQVECGYHGLTFDCEGACVRVPGSPRIPPGAKVRSYPLAERYGLLWIWMGDADEADAATIVQIDEWGDPAWGVNRGDAMTVDCHYLYVTDNLLDPSHVAWVHPSSFGNAACEAEPLKTEVAAHGVTVSRWMRDVDVAPFYAQFVGFEGRCDRKQHYEVRFPSHAIIKAIFTPAGTGGDDAPLHPDVFLMNSYNFMTPVDESHTRYYWFQTRNFAPQDEQVSRQFDADVRHAFEEDRVVLTAVHRGMQNTRTPNIDLAIDAGPLRFRRALAQMIEREQQITATPAPVYVVNRQRAEH, from the coding sequence ATGTTTCTGAGGAATGCATGGTACGTCGCAGCATGGGATGCAGAGGTGACGCACACGCTCATGCCTGTGACGATCCTCGGCGAACCGGTCGTGCTGTATCGCCGCGAGGATGGCACGCCCGTCGCGCTCGAAGATGCGTGCCCGCATCGCAAGCTGCCGCTGTCGATGGGAAGACTGATCGGCGATCAGGTGGAATGCGGTTATCACGGCTTGACCTTCGATTGCGAGGGCGCATGCGTGCGCGTGCCCGGCAGCCCGCGCATTCCGCCTGGCGCGAAAGTGCGCAGCTATCCGCTGGCGGAGCGCTACGGCCTCTTGTGGATCTGGATGGGCGATGCCGACGAGGCGGATGCCGCGACGATCGTGCAGATCGACGAATGGGGCGATCCTGCGTGGGGCGTGAATCGCGGCGATGCGATGACGGTGGATTGTCATTACCTCTATGTCACCGACAATCTGCTCGACCCATCGCATGTCGCGTGGGTGCATCCGTCGTCGTTCGGCAATGCTGCGTGCGAGGCCGAACCGCTGAAAACCGAGGTCGCCGCGCATGGCGTAACGGTCTCGCGCTGGATGCGCGATGTCGATGTGGCGCCGTTCTATGCGCAGTTCGTCGGCTTCGAAGGGCGGTGCGACCGCAAGCAGCATTACGAAGTGCGCTTCCCGTCGCACGCGATCATCAAGGCGATCTTCACGCCGGCGGGAACGGGCGGCGACGATGCGCCGCTTCATCCCGACGTGTTCCTGATGAACTCGTATAACTTCATGACACCCGTCGACGAATCGCACACGCGCTACTACTGGTTCCAGACGCGCAACTTCGCGCCGCAGGACGAACAGGTGTCGCGGCAGTTCGATGCGGACGTGCGTCATGCTTTCGAAGAAGACCGCGTCGTGTTGACGGCCGTTCATCGCGGCATGCAGAACACGCGCACGCCGAACATCGATCTTGCGATCGACGCCGGCCCCTTGCGTTTCAGGCGCGCGCTTGCGCAGATGATCGAACGTGAGCAGCAGATAACGGCGACGCCCGCGCCCGTCTATGTGGTGAACCGGCAGCGCGCGGAGCATTGA
- a CDS encoding FAD-binding oxidoreductase, producing MNVVDDPATLPASHTASGFRRFRVTRRTQESVSIVSFDLAPVDGEALTPFVAGQFVTVRLPLPSGERLLRTYSLSGDPANNTRWRISVKHEQGGDAVPAGRGSSFLHERVHVGDELELAGPAGAFVCGDDVTRPVVLMSGGVGLTPLVSMLHRLRAMDGAHSRRVYFIHACENGAVHAFRHEVETVATAYPNVRLHVCYRLPSAEDRALKHFDSEGLISRDTLQALLPLDDYEVYLCGPPAFMQSNWKLLRSLGIARDRIHYEFFGPATVLEEDTVEEPPHAIPDTAIQKSPATTTTIRFRPQAEPVVWDPACGSLLEFAENHGYAPAFSCRIGICNTCVTSLVDGKVDYTEEPLEPPSHGTVLLCCAKPAGSVTLALSDDAKTFD from the coding sequence ATGAACGTCGTGGACGATCCGGCGACACTGCCCGCGTCGCACACAGCGTCGGGCTTCAGACGCTTTCGCGTGACGCGGCGCACGCAGGAAAGCGTATCGATCGTTTCGTTCGATCTCGCGCCTGTCGATGGTGAGGCGCTGACGCCGTTCGTTGCGGGGCAATTCGTGACCGTGCGATTGCCGTTGCCGTCAGGCGAGCGTTTGTTGCGCACGTATAGCCTCTCCGGCGATCCCGCCAATAACACGCGCTGGCGAATCTCCGTCAAACACGAGCAAGGCGGCGACGCGGTGCCTGCGGGACGCGGCTCGTCATTTCTTCACGAACGGGTGCACGTCGGCGACGAACTGGAACTCGCGGGACCTGCGGGCGCGTTCGTTTGCGGTGACGACGTGACGCGACCCGTCGTGCTGATGAGCGGCGGTGTCGGGTTGACGCCGCTCGTCAGCATGCTGCACCGCTTGCGCGCGATGGACGGCGCGCACAGTCGCCGCGTGTACTTCATTCATGCCTGCGAGAACGGCGCGGTGCACGCGTTTCGTCATGAGGTGGAGACGGTGGCGACGGCGTATCCAAACGTGCGCTTGCATGTCTGTTATCGGCTTCCTTCGGCGGAAGACCGCGCTTTGAAGCATTTCGACAGCGAAGGGCTGATTTCGCGCGACACGCTGCAAGCACTCTTGCCGCTCGATGACTACGAAGTCTATCTATGTGGGCCGCCCGCTTTCATGCAGTCGAACTGGAAGCTCTTGCGCAGCCTCGGCATCGCGCGCGATCGCATTCATTACGAGTTCTTCGGTCCGGCAACGGTACTTGAGGAAGATACGGTCGAAGAGCCTCCGCACGCGATACCGGATACAGCGATTCAGAAAAGCCCAGCCACCACGACGACCATCCGCTTTCGCCCACAAGCCGAACCCGTCGTTTGGGACCCGGCTTGCGGTTCGCTCCTCGAGTTCGCCGAGAACCACGGCTATGCGCCCGCATTCAGCTGCCGGATCGGCATTTGCAATACCTGCGTGACGAGTCTGGTCGACGGGAAAGTCGACTACACGGAAGAACCCCTGGAGCCGCCATCGCACGGTACAGTATTGCTGTGTTGCGCGAAGCCCGCGGGAAGCGTTACCCTGGCGCTATCCGACGACGCAAAAACGTTTGATTAA
- a CDS encoding DUF2817 domain-containing protein, whose translation MKINFPVEPDFDTQRNQFLDAARAAGAALTTYAHPLKGPNREALATDVAWLGKPNASRVLMTLSGTHGVEGYYGSTCQTAWLHELATHPLPDDVAVLMVHLINPWGTAWVRRVNEDNVDLNRNYVDFTAALPDNPRYEALHEIYTCRDIDGPQRQHADALLAKQIDALGWSGVQAIVGAGQYLHADGLFYGGQQPTWSNRTLRDIAARFLKPAQVAIAFDLHTGAGAFGHPMLMSITQSVYPGLADAQRLYGPWLYTLLTHADAAVSETGVVARATGYTSQAMLDALPDTHLMQLVIECGTYPEAPMHTALRDDHWLHLYGDPHDARGRAISRALFESFMPADPDWRELVWTRTRQIWMRALAALPGITPKQR comes from the coding sequence ATGAAGATCAACTTTCCCGTCGAACCCGATTTCGACACGCAACGCAATCAGTTTCTCGACGCCGCCCGCGCAGCCGGCGCGGCCTTGACGACGTATGCACATCCTCTGAAAGGACCGAACCGCGAAGCACTCGCGACAGACGTCGCCTGGCTCGGCAAGCCCAACGCTTCACGCGTGCTGATGACGCTGTCGGGCACACATGGCGTCGAGGGCTATTACGGTTCGACATGTCAAACGGCGTGGCTGCACGAACTCGCAACGCATCCACTGCCGGACGATGTCGCCGTGCTGATGGTCCATCTGATCAATCCGTGGGGCACGGCGTGGGTCAGGCGCGTGAACGAGGATAACGTCGACCTGAATCGCAACTACGTCGACTTCACGGCTGCGCTGCCCGACAATCCGCGTTACGAAGCGCTTCACGAAATCTATACGTGCCGCGACATCGACGGACCGCAGAGGCAACATGCCGATGCGCTGCTAGCAAAGCAAATCGACGCGTTGGGGTGGTCGGGGGTACAGGCAATCGTCGGCGCGGGTCAATACCTCCACGCAGACGGTCTGTTCTATGGCGGGCAGCAGCCCACCTGGTCGAACCGCACGCTGCGCGATATCGCAGCGCGTTTCCTCAAGCCCGCTCAGGTTGCGATTGCCTTCGACCTGCATACGGGCGCAGGCGCGTTCGGCCATCCGATGCTGATGTCGATTACACAGTCGGTCTATCCGGGGCTCGCCGACGCGCAACGCCTCTATGGCCCGTGGCTCTACACGCTGCTCACGCATGCGGACGCAGCCGTGAGCGAGACAGGCGTGGTTGCGCGGGCGACGGGCTATACGTCACAAGCGATGCTGGACGCGTTGCCGGATACGCATCTGATGCAACTCGTCATCGAGTGCGGCACCTATCCCGAAGCGCCGATGCACACGGCGCTGCGCGACGACCATTGGCTGCATCTGTACGGTGACCCTCACGATGCGCGAGGACGCGCGATCAGCCGCGCACTGTTCGAATCGTTCATGCCCGCCGATCCCGACTGGCGCGAACTGGTGTGGACGCGCACGCGGCAGATCTGGATGCGCGCGCTGGCGGCGCTGCCCGGCATCACGCCGAAGCAGCGCTAA
- a CDS encoding ABC transporter permease — MQNQRKKVLTERIATHWVRVHTALVLFFLIAPILAIIPLSFNSGSYFSYPLQGFSLRWYEQALTSGDWQRALLNSLGIGAASTLIATCLGTLAALGLSRTQFPLRSLIMPIIISPMIVPIVVVAAGFYLIFAPLGLVNSYPGVVLAHAALGTPFVVITVTASLLSFDQSLLRAASGLGARPWIAFRRVTLPLIAPAVATGSVFAFATSFDEVIVILFIGGPDQTTVPRQMWSGIRDSIDPSILAVATMLIVFAVLLFASINWLRSRAAAASQALA; from the coding sequence ATGCAAAACCAACGGAAGAAGGTGCTGACGGAGCGCATCGCGACGCATTGGGTGCGCGTGCATACCGCGCTCGTGCTGTTCTTTCTGATCGCACCGATTCTTGCGATCATCCCGCTCTCGTTCAACTCGGGTTCGTACTTCTCGTACCCATTGCAGGGCTTTTCGCTGCGCTGGTATGAGCAGGCGCTGACCAGCGGCGACTGGCAGCGCGCGCTGTTGAACAGCCTCGGCATTGGCGCGGCCTCGACGCTGATCGCCACATGTCTCGGCACACTCGCGGCGCTCGGCCTGAGCCGCACACAGTTTCCGCTGCGTTCGCTGATCATGCCGATCATCATCTCGCCGATGATCGTTCCCATCGTCGTCGTTGCGGCCGGGTTCTATCTGATCTTCGCGCCGCTCGGGCTCGTGAATTCGTATCCGGGTGTCGTGCTGGCGCATGCGGCGCTGGGCACGCCGTTTGTGGTGATCACCGTGACGGCATCGTTGCTGTCGTTCGATCAGAGTCTGCTGCGCGCCGCATCGGGTCTTGGCGCCCGGCCCTGGATCGCGTTCAGGCGCGTGACGCTGCCGCTGATTGCGCCAGCCGTCGCGACGGGCAGTGTGTTCGCCTTTGCCACATCGTTCGATGAAGTGATCGTCATTCTGTTCATCGGCGGCCCGGATCAGACTACCGTGCCACGGCAGATGTGGAGCGGCATCCGCGATTCGATCGATCCGTCGATCCTCGCCGTCGCGACGATGTTGATCGTGTTTGCGGTGTTGCTGTTCGCGAGCATCAACTGGCTGCGCAGCCGCGCTGCGGCTGCGAGCCAGGCGCTCGCTTGA